From one Eucalyptus grandis isolate ANBG69807.140 chromosome 9, ASM1654582v1, whole genome shotgun sequence genomic stretch:
- the LOC120288555 gene encoding TMV resistance protein N-like, whose protein sequence is MARNTSSSTTGPQWNHDVFVGIGHFGEENIEGAEKIEDNCPNALHEPTFAFALVVLSKNYVDSYPCRLQLVKILDCKRVHNLEVIPIFYMEREKVLNLARCDELEPGHRKALEEAEEMPGCDLKAANGYVPVILT, encoded by the exons ATGgcaagaaacacttcttcttctactaCTGGTCCTCAATGGAACCACGACGTGTTC GTGGGGATTGGCCACttcggagaggaaaacatagaGGGCGCTGAGAAGATCGAGGACAACTGCCCCAATGCACTCCACGAGCCGACGTTCGCCTTTGCCCTCGTCGTGTTATCCAAGAACTATGTCGATTCCTACCCGTGCCGGTTACAGCTGGTCAAGATCCTCGACTGCAAAAGGGTCCACAACCTCGAGGTCATTCCCATCTTTTacatggaaagagaaaaggtttTAAATTTGGCGCGTTGTGACGAATTAGAACCAGGTCACAGGAAGGCCCTAGAAGAGGCTGAGGAGATGCCGGGTTGCGACTTGAAAGCCGCCAATGGGTACGTACCTGTGATTCTTACTTAA